GCATGTCACAGACCACCAGTTGAATTTAGAACTGTGAAAGGATGGCAAAATATTTTCCTAAACTCGCAATTGTGTTGTGGAGTTACCTACTTATCACGTCGGTTTTACTTGCTTGTGTGTTGATTCTTCTAGTTTTTGCTTCCTTGCTGCACTACGGTGAGTAAAACAAACATAGTAGTTGAAGTAAAATGAGCTTTACGAACTAGATTTTGGGGGCTAAAATTCATCTCGTAGTGCGCCAACGTTACTTTACGGCTGCATTCGCACTCAGTTTGTGGGTTCGTGCATGGTTGTTGTCATGGTGCCTAATGCCATCTGCATTTAGCGCACTACATTTTCGGTAAATCTTTAATATCCAACACGCACCTATGACGTGACATATGGCAGGTGTTCTCAACTATCACTTCTAAAAGGgagcatgacattttttttaaaatattatatacttTTTGTATAAGTTACCATGAAGGATATTCACATAGAAATTGAaccaaataaacatttgaacgtGAGGAAACCAATCATTCCGATTTCAACTTAGTGTACAACATACTTGAACTCAAAAGTCCTAACAAGGCTTATTATGTTGTATGAAAGGCAACCTGTGACTATGCAGGTCTATTGCACCTTGTTATGGCATCAAAGAGAAGAACAGTACTCACACCTATTTAACAGGAGTTTGAACGTTTGTACAGCAAATGACCCATATAAACAAAAGTGAGTATAGTTGTGCAACCAACCAcattttttcagttgtttttacttgaaaatatatattttttttaattaaaaaaaacaattgggtcatgCCGGTTATAGGTTATGTTTATGGAGGCTAATTTTGTAATGATTTTTATCCTAGTCTCATTGCTCATAGTATAACAACCTGGCATTCGAACAgggcgtgtgtgttttttatatcCAAATCCACTGTCGGTGAGAATGTCTGTTTGAGCGGTGGTATGTTTTTATGTGCTCAGACTCTCAGTCCAGAGTGCATCTTGCCTTCCACCCAGTCACATGAGATTGACTCCAGCTCACTCACCACAACCCCAATGAGGGGAAGCAATATAgctaatggatggctggatagaTGCATAATCATGATCACTCAAGTGCAAATAATGCGGCGTAGCAGAGTCAGGAAATAGATTAGAAGAGATTCCACCAATCATCGACCGCGCATTTTAAAGCTGCCTTGGTGCTGATGCTGCTCTGAGAGGTTTGGGTAAAGCAAGCGATCATAGTCAATGGATAGAATTTGGTCGATAGGACCATAccacatatttatatactgtagtaacactaataaaaacatagaatAATTTGTCAATTTTGTGAGGTGTTCACAATGCGTTGCTTGGCTGAGGCGGgcaaaaagtactttttttttgtgtgtgtgttttttaccaagatgtgctgcttttaagaTTGTAACGTGACAATGATATTATGATAATTTTGATGTTGCAATGTTACCATTATCGTTACATCTCTAAAGCTGCAATTTgacataattataattttaactcattcactgctattgacggctatagaaaaattcatttgaactatttctattagtttaactttttttctttcacttttgttaacaagagtatgaaaacctagaataaaagtattgtacatttagaacagatctaaaatttgtgattaatcgtgagttaactattgaaatcatacgattaattacaattacaaagaaagacgcccctaatttttactaatttaatcgcctgacgcccctaattttttaacacttttttcttaaaaaaataaaaataaataaaagattttaaaaaaaaagtctagctttttcttgttaacaaaagtggggaaaaagttaaactaatagaaataatttaaatgaatttttaacgtttatagccgtcaatggcagtgaaactGAAATAGAATAGAAACTGAAAtactctggagctaggcctggaggtggggctcgaaggcgagcgtctggtggccgggcctatacccatggggaccggccgggcacagcccgaaaaggcaacgtgggtcccccttcccatgggctcaccaccggtggaaggggccaaaggggtcgggtgcgcagtgagttgggtggcagccaaaggcgggggccttggcggtctgacccccggctactgaagctagctctggggacatggaatgtcacctctctgacagggaaggagctcgagctggtgtgcgaggctgagaagttccgactagatatagtcggactcacctccacacacggcttgggttctggtaccaatcctctcgagacgggctggaccctcttacactctggagttgcccacggtgagaggcgcagagcaggtgtgggcatactcattgccccccagctagccgcctgtacgttggggtttacccaggtgaatgagagggtagcctccctccgccttcgggttgggggacgggtcatgactgttgtttgtgcttatgcaccgaacagcagctcagagtacccaccctttctggagtccttggagggtgtgctggagagcacaccccctggggactccctcgttctactgggggacttcaaccctcacgtgggtaatgacagtgagacccggaggggcgtgattgggaggaatggcccccccgatcaaaacccgagtggtgttttgttattggacttctgtgctcgccacggactgtccataacgaacaccatgttcaagcacaagagtgtccatacagtatgtgcacctggcaccaggacaccctaggccgtagttcgatgatcgactttgtagtcgtgtcatcggacttgcggccgtatgtgttggacactcgggttaagagaggggcggagctgtcaactgatcaccacctggtggtgtgttggctccgatggcggggtaagatgccggacatgagaggagttcggtgaggccatggaaaacgacttccggacggcttcgaggaaattgtggtccaccatccggcgtctcaggagaggaaagcagtgcaccgttaacactgtgtatagtggagacggggtgctgttgacctcgacttgggacgtcgtgaaccggtggggagagtacttcgaagacctcctcaattccaccaacacgccttcctttgaggaagcagggtctggggactctgaggttggctcccctatctctggggtcgaagtcgccgaggtggttggaaagcttctcggtggcagggcctcgggggtggatgagatccgcccggagttcctaaaggctctggatgttgtggggctgtcgtggttgacacgtctctgcagcatcgcgtggattggcagaccggggtggtggttcccctttttaagaagggggaccggagggtgtgttccaactttagagggatcacactcctcagcctcccaggtaaggtctattcatgggtgctggagaggagggtccgtcgggaggtcgaatctcggatccaggaggagcagtgtggttttcgtcccgatCGTGGAatagtggaccagctctacaccctcagcagggtcctcgagggtgcgtgggaattcgcccaaccagtccacatgtgctttgtggacttggagaaggcgtttgaccgtgtccctcggggagttctgtggggggtgcttcgggagtatgggttaccgagccccctgatacgggctattcggtccctgtacgaccgatgtcaagagtctggtccgcattgccggcagtaagtcgaatttgtttcctgtgagggttggactccgccaaggttgccctttgtcaccgattctgttcataacttttatggacagaatttctaggcgtagccgaggcgttgagggggtccggtttggtggcctcagcattgcatctctgctttttgcagatgatgtggtgctgttggcttcttcaagccgtgacctccagctctcactggagcggttcgcagccgagtgtgaagcggttgggatgaggatcagcacctccaaatccgagaccatggtcctcagtcggaaaagggtggagtgccctctccgggtcgaggaggaggtcctgccccaagtggaggagttcaagtatcttggggtcttgttcacgagtgagggtaggttagagcgggagatcgacaggcggatcggtgcagcgtctgcagtgatgcggacgctgtatcggtccgttgtggtgaagaaggagctgagccaaaaggcaaagctctcgatttaccggtcgatctacgttcctgccctcacctatggtcacgagctgtgggtcgtgaccgaaagaacaagatcccggatacaagcggccaaaatgagtttcctccgcagggtagccgggctctccctttaGAAATAGGGTAGATAGGatagaagctcggtcatccgagagggactcagcgtcgagtcgctgctcctccacgttgagaggaaccagttgaggtggctcgggcatctggttcggatgcctcctggacgcctccctgggaggtgttccgggcatgtcctaccggcaggaggccccggggacgacccaggacacgctggaaagactatgtctctcggctgtcctgggaacgccttggggtcccgtcggatgagctggctgaagtggctggggagagggaagtctgggcttccctgctaaagctgctgcccccgcaacccgaccccggataagcggaagaagacggacggacggactgaAATACTGATTGTTTATACAACAACGGTAAATTATTTTAGTCGATAACGTCCTGATGCGACATTTACATTCTGTTCACTACTATTGTCTTTATGTTATATTAGATCTAATATAAAATACTCTTTTTACACGATTATCAgaccactgtactgtacttgagtaattCCTCTTTACATTCTTATGTTGAGTCATTTTTTAATACATCCTGCGTGCAAAGGTTGTATAATATTAACatgtaaagcttttttttctcaagagaACCCATGTGCCTGTGTGTCCAGAAAAGGGTTTTGGCTTTGCCTCCTACTATGGCAACCACATGGTGCTGCAGATGTCTCCGGAGAGAGCGGTTGTGTGGGGTTATGGCAGCCCTGAGGGTGCCCAGGTCACAGTCTACCTGTCAGGACCGATGAAATACAACAGCTCACCAGTCACTGTGGAGAAAGGTGAATGTAGCCTGTTGCTGTTCAGCGGGAGGTTTTATACAAGCATCCATAAGGctgtgatttaaaataaataaataaataaaaagaggtcaAATTTGATTGACCTGATCGTGAGTGTGCAAGTTACTTGAAACTAATGGTGACAACAAAGTAAAGTAGACTCTCTGcgtacttttttaattttttttgcgccTCCTTCCTTGGCgaccgggggcagtataatccCATCATACAGACACAAACGAACGAGAATTTCACAATTTCTGACTCTGTAAACTGCAGTTACAGGGCTccagattaacattttttactagTTGTTAAAATCTGTCACTTAAATTCTTACACTACCACTTAGATGCTATTTGTTACCCCATCATCCATACTAGGTGGGTCTGGAATACATCACATGCAATGATTGAGGTTTAAGCGTTTACGGTCCATTAGGCATATGGCGAGTCACCCTGGACCCCGTAGAGGCTGGTGGTCCCTACAACTTGACCGCAGTGCTTCAGAACAGTTCGGCCACTCTCACAGATGTGCTGTTCGGCGACGTTTGGATTTGTAGTGGCCAGAGCAACATGTACTTTAAAACATCTCAGGTCAGTAAAATTCAGATCTGACTGTCTGGATAACAGATTTAGAAAATGTATTGTTGATTAAAccaaaatctttttatttttttatccctaTTAGATTTTCAATGCATCTGAGGAACTCGCTCTCGCGTCCAAGTATCCTCACGTGAGGCCTTTTATGGTTGCCTTGAAGACGAGTGACACCGAGCTGACTGATCTGATTGGAGTGACGCTTCCATGGTCTGTGCCTAAAGCAAGTAAGCAAGTGTTCTTTTGTGTCCAcattatggagaaaaaaaaaaactggttttgAGAAGGTGACGTATTTCCAGGTAGTCTGTCAGAGTTCTCTGCGGTGTGTTGGCTCTTCGGACGTTACATGTACAAGAACCTGAATCACCCGATAGGACTGGTGGAGTCCTGTTGGGGGGGCACGCCCGTCGAAGCCTGGTCATCTTCAAGAGCACTTAAGCAATGTGGACTGGACCAGAATAAGAAGTAAGTGGCGAGATGTCTGGAGGACCGGAAACTGGTTGGAGACCACGGGTCTAAAGGGGTCTAAAAATCTTTGTCCTCAGTTCCCAAAATGACAACTCTGCCCTGTGGAATGCAATGATCCACCCACTGCTCAACATGACACTCAAAGGAGCCCTCTGGTACCAAGGTAACGTGCACAGTCAGAACATATTCAGgcaatttaccttttttttttcaggctatTTACATAGACACGCTCAGTGTATTTATAGAGATGTCTCACTATTTGTTTTTTGAGGTGAAAGAAATACTAATTATCATCAAGACAAGTACAACTGTTCTTTCCCTGCCATGATTGATGATTGGAGGACGGCATTTCACATGGGCTCAGGTGGGCAGACAGCTATGGACTTTCCCTTTGGATTTGTTCAGGTATTTTTATGagcaatgcattattattacttttttataaGTGCAAGGATTAATCGAGCACCGATCAATGATCAAATTGATAATTCTTTTTGATCATCTATAAATCGTTTAGATACTTCGTTCAATGTTTTATGGTTGtgctattgtttttttaaaatagtgtatttgcttgtttttgtttgtattattgCTGTTTTATTGTTCTATCCCCATTTTCCCCTTTCCCTAAAGAGATGTTGCCTCTCGTCAAACCACAGTTGTAAATAAGAATTTGTTCTTAATATGTTTTGCGATACAATTTCTTCTTCGTGTGTTTTTCATTTCTTATTGACGTGCTGAGCTGTAGGTACAGAtgactaaactgtgggtacagattactaaactgtgggtacagattactaaactgagATTAGTAAactgggtacagattagtaaactgtgggagcagattagtaaactgtggaaacagattagtaaactatggaaacagattagTAACTGTGAATATAGATTAGTAACTGTCAATACAGATTAGTAACTGTGAATACAGATTAGTAACTGTGaatacagattagtaaactgtgggtacagattagtaaactgtggaaACAGATTAGTAACTGTGAATACAGATTAGTAACTGTGaatacagattagtaaactgtgggtacagattagtagactgtgggtacagattagtagaCTGTGGAAACAGATTAGTAACTGTGaatacagattagtaaactgtgggtacagattagtagaCTGGGGGAAAATATTAGTAAACTGGGGGAatagattagtaaactgtgttTACAGACGAGTAAACTGTTGGTACAGATTgataaactgtgggtacagattagcaacaccaacaacaaaaaaatcatacccTCGCACCAGAGGGGCTCCGTAGTTTTGTCTGGCTaattaaaggttaaataaacacatttaaaattgtccaaatcctcagaattTCAGCCTCACAacatattctcagatttctgtgGTCCATCATGAAACAAGCATTttttgcactgtcaatttgaaataataatacaattataatAATTGATAAACAACcaattataaataattacagccctattatttataaatacataGGAGCCTTTCACCAGTCAGCAATTTCTTTGGCCATCTACACCTTTTGTCATGATCTTTTCAAGCACCTTTGAGACAGTAATTGAGTTCTCCCTGATGCAGCTGTCCACCAACAAAAAAGGCTCCACGGATGACGGCTTTCCAAACATCCGCTGGCACCAGACGGCTGACAAAGGCTTTGTTCCCAACTCCCGGTTGCAGAGGACTTTCATGGCTGTGGCTTTGGATTTGCCGGATGAGACCTCACCGTACGGCACGTAAGAAAACTCGACTATATAAATGTTCACTGTACTTCTACGTGCACAATTGAACTATACAACTCTCTGTATGTACTATAAAAGTACTGTAGTCTAGTATGGTTCACAGGAAATATTTAGAAACAAACACTGACAGCCCAAGAAGTTCCTTATTAACTCCCAACTTCTATCAGGACTCACAAATGTCTCCTCCATGGGTGATGTGACATGAGacggtttgtgtgtgcgtgcagcaTCCACCCTCGCGACAAGCAGGATGTGGCATACAGACTGACACTTGGAGCGCGAGCGGTGGCCTACAATGAGAAGGACGTGGCCTTCCTTGGACCTTTCCCGAAACAAATCCTGTCCACTCCAATGTACGTCAACATCACCTATGACCAAGCTGTCGCTGTCAAGCCATCTAAAGACATCTTTGAGGTAATAAACATTGACGTCGGGGGAGGCTTGCGCTGACCTTGGTGCTTATAAAACCTGTAGCAGCCTAAAGCCAGTCAATCCCATTTTAGAGATCATCTGGCAACAAAACAATGTATGTAAATTGTTAaattatttaacatttgtttcctctCAAGATCTGCTGCTCAAAGTCACAAGCCCCATGTGGGCCCAAGTCCTGCTGGGTTACAGCTCCCATCATCCAGTGGGCTCCCGCCACCATCCAGATAGCAGCCATTGCTTGCAAACCCACCAGTCCAATCGCAGCTCTGCGATACGCGTGGAAAGACTGGCCATGTGATTTCAAAGCATGCCCCGTTTACGGTGCGCAAACGGCATTACCTGCGCCCCCATTCTTTTTCAAT
The genomic region above belongs to Vanacampus margaritifer isolate UIUO_Vmar chromosome 5, RoL_Vmar_1.0, whole genome shotgun sequence and contains:
- the siae gene encoding sialate O-acetylesterase, translated to MAKYFPKLAIVLWSYLLITSVLLACVLILLVFASLLHYEKGFGFASYYGNHMVLQMSPERAVVWGYGSPEGAQVTVYLSGPMKYNSSPVTVEKGIWRVTLDPVEAGGPYNLTAVLQNSSATLTDVLFGDVWICSGQSNMYFKTSQIFNASEELALASKYPHVRPFMVALKTSDTELTDLIGVTLPWSVPKASSLSEFSAVCWLFGRYMYKNLNHPIGLVESCWGGTPVEAWSSSRALKQCGLDQNKNSQNDNSALWNAMIHPLLNMTLKGALWYQGERNTNYHQDKYNCSFPAMIDDWRTAFHMGSGGQTAMDFPFGFVQLSTNKKGSTDDGFPNIRWHQTADKGFVPNSRLQRTFMAVALDLPDETSPYGTIHPRDKQDVAYRLTLGARAVAYNEKDVAFLGPFPKQILSTPMYVNITYDQAVAVKPSKDIFEICCSKSQAPCGPKSCWVTAPIIQWAPATIQIAAIACKPTSPIAALRYAWKDWPCDFKACPVYGAQTALPAPPFFFNRYQANGTTTIFSGKIVFL